A region of Acidisarcina sp. DNA encodes the following proteins:
- a CDS encoding YncE family protein: MLSLTGPKRPWWAAGGLLMLAAVCGCGSTYRPVVVPINPTGPAPQPATLVVALSQQNAPGAVPDPKTPGVATILNFSGDSILAQAFTGPGPIGLALSPSGGEAYTLNHDQTISSFPVTASLMTKNVNVTTLLASTTPANVLSTGNAVFLSDSATNQVDFLTGSPVALKQAIPVEMGPVTVVGNSGAQRVYSINQMVAPGVCDTPSQSVNGKVDAIEESTNTVSGEITVGACPVYGVASSDNRRVFILNRGSGTVSVIDGQTNQLNAATWGPDHQPCPYNCQTISVGAGPVYAQIYQKASILVTANYDSNTVSFIDISTDVYGNNSSTFGRVLATVPVGHHPATVAVLQDGTRAYTANQGDGTVSVVDMTSFTVKKTITVMSQPRSVAAVSNALIGKVYVTSPTSSQIIVIRTDTDTISASVDLPGWVVDLRTGGQVAGGSNSINASRIVGSGTP, translated from the coding sequence GTGTTGAGTCTGACAGGGCCGAAGCGCCCTTGGTGGGCAGCCGGTGGGTTGCTGATGCTGGCCGCAGTTTGCGGCTGTGGAAGTACCTATCGCCCGGTGGTAGTCCCGATCAACCCGACCGGCCCGGCCCCGCAACCTGCCACGCTGGTGGTGGCGCTCTCCCAGCAGAATGCTCCCGGTGCTGTTCCCGACCCTAAGACCCCTGGAGTTGCGACTATTCTGAATTTTTCAGGAGATAGCATCCTCGCCCAGGCGTTTACGGGACCCGGCCCCATCGGCCTTGCTTTAAGCCCAAGCGGGGGGGAGGCCTATACCTTGAACCACGACCAGACGATCAGCTCCTTTCCGGTAACCGCGAGCCTGATGACGAAGAACGTGAACGTGACCACGTTGCTGGCAAGCACGACCCCGGCTAACGTGTTGTCCACGGGAAACGCTGTCTTCCTGTCCGACTCCGCGACGAACCAGGTGGATTTCCTGACCGGAAGCCCGGTCGCCCTGAAGCAGGCAATTCCTGTGGAGATGGGGCCGGTGACGGTGGTGGGGAACTCTGGCGCTCAGCGGGTGTACTCGATCAATCAGATGGTGGCGCCGGGAGTCTGCGACACACCATCGCAGAGCGTGAACGGGAAGGTGGACGCGATTGAGGAGTCTACCAACACGGTTTCAGGTGAAATTACGGTTGGCGCCTGCCCAGTGTATGGAGTGGCCTCTTCCGACAATCGTCGCGTGTTTATCCTCAACCGCGGCAGCGGAACAGTGTCGGTAATCGACGGCCAGACAAACCAGCTCAATGCGGCGACATGGGGTCCGGATCACCAGCCCTGCCCCTATAACTGCCAGACGATCTCCGTTGGCGCAGGTCCGGTGTACGCGCAGATCTACCAGAAGGCCAGCATCCTGGTGACCGCGAACTACGATTCGAATACGGTCAGCTTTATCGACATCTCCACCGACGTGTATGGCAATAATTCGTCCACCTTCGGCAGGGTGCTCGCCACGGTTCCGGTGGGCCATCATCCTGCGACGGTGGCTGTGCTGCAGGACGGCACGCGAGCCTATACCGCCAACCAGGGAGATGGCACGGTCAGCGTGGTCGATATGACCAGCTTCACGGTGAAGAAGACGATTACGGTGATGAGTCAGCCGCGCTCCGTGGCGGCAGTATCGAATGCCTTGATTGGGAAGGTGTACGTAACCTCGCCCACCAGTTCTCAGATAATCGTCATTCGTACGGATACGGACACGATCTCGGCGTCAGTGGATTTGCCGGGCTGGGTCGTGGATCTCCGCACAGGTGGTCAGGTCGCAGGAGGCAGCAATTCGATCAACGCCAGCCGCATCGTTGGTTCCGGAACCCCCTAG
- a CDS encoding DUF92 domain-containing protein → MTLPEQPAPVAMERAPILVWQSTAILATTLSLAAFWILVVAHAPAGFPHFALSVGICCALALAAWILHAVTPMAACTGALLALSLSISGQIWWRSPLVPMLAVFLLTHVATRFRRERKEKRGLAEARRGRAASQIAANVGVAASVLPLASAHDWLPSVLPCFFCGAAVLPAIVAALAEAAADTVSSEMGQALSGQPRMITTGRRVPPGTDGAISIAGTMAGAAGAGIVVLVSLAVLHLSPLAAILAFAGANFGLFVDSLLGATLERWGWLNNDAVNFSSTLAAAASAGLLASVYL, encoded by the coding sequence ATGACCCTACCTGAACAACCCGCTCCGGTCGCGATGGAACGCGCGCCAATCCTCGTCTGGCAATCTACTGCAATCCTGGCTACCACCCTGTCGCTGGCTGCTTTCTGGATTCTTGTGGTCGCCCATGCACCGGCGGGCTTCCCCCACTTTGCCCTTTCCGTGGGGATATGTTGCGCGCTGGCGCTGGCAGCCTGGATTCTGCATGCCGTCACCCCTATGGCGGCATGTACCGGCGCTCTCCTCGCTTTGTCACTGTCTATCTCCGGTCAGATCTGGTGGCGCTCCCCTCTGGTCCCGATGCTCGCGGTCTTCCTTCTTACCCACGTGGCAACCCGATTCCGTCGGGAGCGCAAGGAAAAACGGGGTCTCGCCGAAGCCCGCCGCGGCAGAGCAGCCTCGCAGATCGCCGCCAATGTCGGTGTTGCCGCATCGGTCTTGCCACTTGCTTCGGCGCACGACTGGCTCCCGTCGGTCCTGCCCTGCTTTTTCTGCGGAGCAGCAGTGCTTCCCGCCATCGTTGCTGCGCTGGCGGAGGCCGCAGCCGATACCGTCTCCTCGGAGATGGGGCAGGCCCTGTCCGGCCAGCCACGGATGATCACCACCGGCAGGCGGGTTCCACCGGGAACGGACGGCGCCATCAGCATTGCGGGAACGATGGCTGGGGCTGCCGGGGCCGGGATAGTTGTGCTGGTGTCGCTGGCGGTGCTCCACCTCTCGCCACTCGCCGCCATCCTCGCCTTTGCTGGCGCCAACTTTGGATTGTTTGTCGACAGCCTGCTGGGGGCCACGCTGGAGCGATGGGGATGGCTGAACAACGATGCGGTCAACTTCTCCTCAACCCTGGCCGCTGCCGCATCGGCGGGACTGCTCGCCTCTGTGTACCTCTAG
- a CDS encoding YdcF family protein, translated as MIVPDTNLRGARKPGRSLLRWLLPTAVFVALGWFAWVYSQIQYFAEHDEARTADAIAVFGAAEYDGRPSPVLRARLDHALSLYEQGIAPLVITLGGAGDEVHSEGGVGHDYLLAHGVPESQIIAETQSVNTGQQARRLAVIARANHLRRIVIVSDGTHLFRIHELCAAEGLEVYTSPRPPGKSISGYDSAERMLHEMMSYAAWRLHIHWLTGATI; from the coding sequence ATGATCGTTCCGGATACAAATCTACGAGGCGCAAGAAAGCCGGGGAGATCTCTGCTGCGATGGCTCCTGCCAACTGCAGTGTTTGTTGCGTTGGGTTGGTTTGCATGGGTCTACTCGCAGATTCAATACTTTGCCGAGCACGATGAGGCCCGGACCGCCGACGCCATTGCGGTCTTCGGTGCGGCGGAGTATGACGGCAGGCCCTCACCGGTCCTGCGGGCCCGTCTGGATCACGCTCTCTCGCTCTACGAGCAGGGAATTGCGCCATTAGTGATTACGCTCGGCGGTGCGGGAGACGAAGTGCACTCGGAGGGCGGCGTGGGCCATGATTATCTGCTGGCGCACGGCGTACCGGAGAGCCAGATCATCGCGGAGACGCAGAGCGTCAATACCGGACAGCAGGCGCGCAGGCTGGCGGTGATCGCCCGCGCGAATCACCTGCGGCGCATCGTCATCGTGAGCGATGGAACCCATCTCTTCCGGATTCATGAGCTATGCGCGGCAGAGGGGCTCGAGGTGTACACCTCTCCGCGGCCGCCGGGCAAAAGCATCAGCGGATATGACTCAGCGGAGCGGATGCTCCACGAGATGATGAGCTATGCGGCGTGGCGGCTGCATATCCACTGGCTTACCGGGGCAACGATCTAG
- a CDS encoding L-threonylcarbamoyladenylate synthase, giving the protein MSAEILRVHPDEPEAKHVEYIVSCLRSGKVVGMPTDTFYGLAVDPVNLQAVERIYQIKGRLRHKPLSLLLASVAQAFELAREIDANFDRLAERFWPGPLTIIVKAGSRLPLRSTANTGNVALRVPDCAIPRAVVEAFGLPITATAANLRGMPECTNASGVRDQIGGRIPLIVDGGPTGRAVPTTIVDLTGDGDSWQILREGAIPTHEVVMALQR; this is encoded by the coding sequence TTGTCTGCGGAAATCCTGCGCGTCCATCCCGATGAACCTGAAGCGAAGCACGTGGAATACATCGTTTCCTGCCTGAGGAGCGGCAAGGTGGTTGGGATGCCCACCGATACTTTTTACGGTCTTGCGGTGGACCCGGTGAATCTGCAGGCGGTGGAGCGAATTTACCAGATCAAAGGGCGTCTGCGTCACAAGCCGCTCTCTTTGCTGCTGGCCAGCGTAGCCCAGGCTTTTGAGCTGGCGCGCGAGATTGATGCCAACTTTGACCGGTTGGCGGAGCGCTTCTGGCCCGGACCGTTGACGATTATCGTAAAGGCAGGATCGCGCCTGCCTCTGCGCAGCACAGCGAATACGGGAAATGTGGCGCTACGCGTACCAGACTGCGCCATTCCTCGGGCGGTGGTGGAGGCGTTCGGATTGCCCATCACTGCGACGGCAGCCAATCTCCGAGGCATGCCGGAGTGCACGAACGCGAGTGGAGTTCGAGATCAGATTGGCGGGCGGATTCCATTGATCGTGGATGGCGGCCCCACCGGCCGCGCTGTCCCGACGACAATCGTCGATCTTACGGGAGACGGAGACTCCTGGCAGATTTTGCGTGAAGGGGCCATCCCCACCCACGAGGTTGTGATGGCATTGCAGCGCTAA
- a CDS encoding RNA methyltransferase, whose translation MQTARNQTRIRIVQSRQNSRVKELRAALSRGPRSSQDPVALEGLHLVEEALRSGLKVTTVFLRQGSEPLLDTLPLASETEVLALPPEVFASALTTESPQGVAALALPPHFDPQDLFRRQPLILVAAGLQDPGNMGTLLRSAEAFGATGILALPGTVSQWNPKALRASSGSAFRLPVFAMGEGDAVALLRQHRLLLLATTVNGGTPLREMNLNQPCALLIGNEGGGLSQSLLEKADAAVTIPCDGPVESLNAAVAASIVLYEASRQRSLLSTALASRELTRP comes from the coding sequence ATGCAGACGGCTCGAAACCAGACGCGTATTCGCATTGTACAGAGCCGGCAGAATAGCCGGGTGAAAGAACTGCGTGCCGCTCTCTCCCGCGGCCCTCGCAGCTCCCAGGACCCCGTCGCTCTGGAAGGTTTGCACCTGGTCGAAGAGGCCCTGCGCAGCGGATTGAAGGTCACCACGGTCTTTCTCCGCCAGGGCAGCGAACCGTTGCTGGATACCCTACCGCTTGCGTCGGAGACCGAAGTTCTTGCGCTTCCGCCGGAGGTTTTTGCCAGTGCGCTTACCACCGAATCCCCCCAGGGAGTCGCGGCGCTTGCTCTCCCTCCCCACTTCGATCCCCAGGATCTCTTTCGCCGCCAGCCCCTGATCCTCGTCGCTGCCGGGCTGCAGGATCCCGGCAATATGGGGACGCTGCTGCGCTCCGCGGAAGCGTTTGGCGCAACCGGCATTCTCGCTTTGCCCGGCACCGTCAGCCAATGGAATCCGAAGGCCCTTCGCGCCTCTTCCGGATCGGCCTTCCGCCTGCCAGTGTTCGCCATGGGCGAGGGAGACGCCGTGGCCCTGCTGCGGCAGCATCGCCTTCTTCTGCTGGCCACTACCGTCAATGGGGGCACCCCTCTGCGGGAGATGAACCTGAACCAGCCCTGCGCCCTGCTGATCGGCAATGAGGGCGGCGGGCTGTCACAATCGCTGCTCGAGAAGGCAGATGCAGCCGTCACCATTCCCTGTGACGGACCGGTGGAATCGCTAAACGCCGCCGTCGCGGCCAGCATCGTGCTCTATGAGGCGTCTCGTCAGCGAAGCTTGCTCTCCACCGCTCTTGCCTCGCGGGAGCTCACACGGCCATGA
- a CDS encoding replication-associated recombination protein A: MSLFDQTPDLSAHDRSQAAPLAERMRPRTLDEYVGQEHLLAPGKPLRVQIERDDAASMIFWGPPGVGKTTLAKIIAETTKASFIEFSAVLSGIKEIKQVMVDAEKAAAYGSRTILFIDEIHRFNKAQQDAFLPYVERGTIRLIGATTENPSFEVIAALLSRCRVFTLHPLTQPQLILLLERALKDETRGLGSLHLEADADALAMIADYSSGDARNAYNALEMAARMSSDGRITKAIAGEALQQRVLLYDKHGEEHYNLISALHKSVRNSDADAALYWLGRMLQGGEDPMYIARRVVRMAVEDIGLASPEALNLTLSARDAMDFLGSPEGDLALAQAVVYLALAPKSNAVYTAYGAVRSDIEATRAEPVPLHLRNAPTSLMKSLDYGKGYRYAHDEEGRVADMDCLPESLLGRSYYHPTQEGREKLLAQRMAEIKRIRAAKHKREE, translated from the coding sequence ATGAGTCTCTTCGATCAAACGCCCGATCTGAGCGCCCACGACAGAAGCCAGGCCGCTCCCCTTGCCGAGCGCATGCGCCCGCGCACGCTCGACGAGTACGTCGGGCAGGAGCACCTGCTGGCTCCAGGCAAGCCATTACGGGTCCAGATTGAACGCGACGATGCTGCGTCGATGATCTTCTGGGGGCCTCCCGGCGTTGGAAAGACCACGCTTGCCAAGATCATTGCCGAAACCACCAAGGCCAGCTTTATCGAGTTCTCCGCCGTCCTCAGCGGCATCAAGGAGATCAAGCAGGTGATGGTGGACGCCGAAAAGGCCGCAGCCTACGGCTCGCGCACCATCCTCTTCATCGACGAGATTCACCGCTTCAACAAAGCTCAGCAGGATGCGTTTCTTCCCTACGTTGAGCGGGGAACCATTCGCCTCATCGGTGCGACGACGGAGAATCCTTCGTTTGAAGTGATCGCCGCCTTGCTATCGCGCTGTCGGGTCTTCACGCTGCACCCGCTCACCCAGCCTCAGTTGATCCTGCTGCTGGAACGCGCTCTGAAAGACGAGACCCGCGGTCTTGGCTCGTTGCACCTCGAAGCCGATGCGGATGCTCTCGCCATGATCGCCGACTACTCCAGCGGGGACGCGCGCAACGCATATAACGCGCTGGAGATGGCCGCACGCATGTCCAGCGATGGCCGGATCACCAAGGCTATTGCCGGGGAAGCGCTGCAGCAGCGGGTTCTACTTTACGACAAGCATGGCGAGGAGCATTACAACCTCATCTCTGCCCTGCATAAGTCTGTGCGGAACAGCGATGCCGATGCTGCTCTCTATTGGCTGGGCCGCATGCTGCAAGGCGGCGAAGACCCCATGTACATTGCCCGGCGCGTAGTTCGTATGGCGGTGGAGGACATTGGCCTTGCCTCACCGGAAGCGCTGAACCTGACTCTCTCCGCACGCGATGCCATGGATTTTCTTGGTTCGCCGGAAGGAGATCTCGCGCTTGCGCAGGCAGTCGTCTACCTGGCGCTGGCTCCAAAGTCGAACGCGGTCTACACCGCCTACGGTGCGGTTCGCAGCGATATTGAGGCGACGCGCGCCGAACCCGTTCCCCTTCACCTTAGAAACGCGCCGACCAGCCTGATGAAGTCCCTCGACTACGGCAAAGGCTACAGATATGCGCATGACGAAGAGGGCCGCGTTGCGGATATGGACTGCCTGCCGGAAAGCCTGCTGGGACGCAGCTACTATCACCCGACGCAGGAAGGCCGGGAGAAGCTGCTGGCGCAGCGGATGGCTGAGATCAAGCGGATCCGCGCTGCAAAGCACAAGCGTGAGGAGTAG